The region TATTGACCGAACTTACCAGCTGCTGCTAGTAAAGTGTTTCGGACTTTCTCCCCTTCCGGCAATAAATGATGTGTATGCGAACCTAGAATGACTTTGATCAACGGATATTTTTCGGCAATTTTCCGATCCTCTATAATTCCTAGATGCGACAGCAAGATAACCGTGTCTACTAATGGGGACAGCAGCTCCAACATTTCCGGTATCACATCTTCCGGTTCTCTTACAAACCAGCCAATAGGTTCATAACTTGTCGGAAAAGGAGCGGTTAGACCAAACAGCCCAATCTTATGCCCTGTTTTTGTTTGCAAAATTTCGAATGGTTGAGACCATGCCGGATATTCTCCAGTTTTTTTATCTAATACATTGGATAACACGACTTTAAAATTAGCTTCATCGTATAAATGATTGAGTTCTGCTTTTGAACTGCCAATCCCTTCGTTATTGCCAATCGTTACCGCATCATAGTGTGCTTCATTTAATAACCGCACATTTGCTTGTCCATTAGTAGCTTCTGTCAAGGGATGAACGCGATCGCAAGCATCTCCAATATCAAAAGAAAAGTACGTTTCATCCATATCATTTATTCTTTTTTTCTCAGATTGAAGATAGGCAGAAATTCTAGGCCAATTTTCAAAATGTGAATGGATATCGTTGGTATGATAAATATGAATCTGATCCATAGAGTTTTACCTTCTCTTCCTAAAGTATAGATACTCTTAGTATAACAATATTCGCAGGATTTCGCTCGATTTTCAGCAAAAAAGTATTATTCTGTGCAATGAATTACCCACTTTCGTACAAAACCACTAAAACCTTCTGCTTTTGCATAGCTTATTTTGTAATCGTTCTCTAAAAAAATTAAAACTTTTTTATTTACAATCGATGTAGTTTAATGATAATCTTAGTGATAGTCAACAGACCTGATCAAATAGAAACGAACGATTTTTCCATTAATTTTTTTATTGTTTGTTTCAAATCATTCTTTTAAAGAAGAACCGACCGTAAATTTAAGTGCAATACAACGTTTCATTATTCTATTATCACTGCTAGTCCTCATTAAAGAGGTCAAGTTTTCTCTGTAGATCCTTTATATCAAATTACTTTCTTACACTAAAAGTCCGTACCCTTTAGTAACTATACAGTAACTTCCTTATAGCTATTCAGCTAAGCTGATGGCTCTTTTATTTTAAGAAAAGTAGGATAAAAATCCAGCTTTCTGTTAGACACTACCTGTGCAAAGTACAAGGTTATGTCGTTAAACAAAAATCGTTTAAACGAACGATTTTTATTTTTTGTATTTGTTTCTTCTTTCAATATCTGTCTCCCTATAAGGAAGCATATGGAATGTTTAAACCCAACATTTCATATACTTCCTCATTTACTTATCTTTATCAAAAAAAAGCAACTAAGGAGTGTATACAAATGATTGAATTTAAAAATGTTGAAAAGTATTATGGTGATTTTCATGCCTTAAAAAATATTAATCTTACTTTCAATAAAGGCGAAGTCGTTGTCGTAATTGGACCATCGGGTTCAGGAAAAAGCACTATGCTGCGCTGTATCAATGGTTTAGAAGAAATCAGTCAAGGCGACTTAACGATCAACGGAATCAATATCCATGATAAAAAAACGAACATTACCAAAGTCCGGAAAAATGTCGGAATGGTTTTCCAGCACTTTAACCTTTACCCGCACAAAACGGTTTTAGAAAATATTATGCTGGCTCCAACAAAAGTATTAAAACAAACAACCGAACAGGCACAAAAAAAAGCAGAGCTATTATTAGACAAAGTGAACATGTTGGATAAAAAAGATTCTTATCCTTCTCAACTATCAGGCGGTCAACAACAACGGATCGCGATTGCACGAGGATTAGCTATGGATCCAAGTGTGTTGCTTTTTGACGAACCGACTAGTGCTTTAGATCCGGAAACCATTGAAGATGTTTTAGATGTTATGAAAAAACTAGCTAAAGAAGGTATGACGATGATCGTCGTGACTCACGAAATGGGCTTTGCTCGTGAAGTAGCTGACCGCGTTGTTTTTATGGCTAATGGCGAAGTGTTAGAAGACCGAGAAGCGGTTGCTTTCTATGAAGATCCACAAGATCCTCGTGCCAAACAATTTTTAAGCAAAATTATCAATCATTAATGACTAGGAAGGTGATTAAATGGAAAAAACAATTAAACGATTTACTTTACTCTGTTTGATTTTTCCTTTGTTGCTGTTAGCGGCTTGTGGTTCAAAAAGTATTGCAGAAGTCGATATTACAGAACGTTTGAAAGATGACCCGACCATTACATGGGGAGTCAAGGTAGATACGAGTTTATTTGGACTTTATAATATTAAAACGAGCGAAATCGAAGGTTTTGATATTGATATCGCAAAAGCTTTAACAGAAGAGATTACAGGTGATGCTGCTAATGCAAAATTTGTTGAAGTTACTTCAAAGACTCGGATTCCTTTATTGAAAAATGGCAATATTGATGCCATTATTGCCACGATGACGATTAGTGAAGAACGTAAAAAACAAGTTGACTTTTCAGATGTTTACTTTGATGCGGGGCAAGCTTTACTAGTGCCGGGAAATAGCTCCATTCAAAGTGTCTCAGATTTATCTTCTGATACAACTGTCTTGGCTGTCAAAGGTTCAACTTCAGCTGCCAATATTCGGAAACACGCTCCAGACACTCATGTTTTAGAACTAGAGAATTATTCAGAAGCCTTTACAGCACTCCAATCCGGACAGGGAGATGCCATGACCACTGATAATGCGATTCTTTTAGGCATCATCGCTAACAACCCTGGTTACCGTTTAGCTGGCGGAAACTTTACAGATGAGCCGTATGGTATTGCCATCAATAAAGATCAAAACAAGTTTGTTGAAACGATTAATTCAGCTTTTAAGACCATTAAAGAAAATGGTGTATACGATGAAATCTATAACAAATGGATCCCAGAAATGGAAGAATAAAACGACGAGTATCCCTACAACTGGATTTGGTTGTTTAATTTAAACGAAAAAGCGAGGTGGATTTTATGATCCAAATTTTTAATAATTACTCAGGTATTCTATTGGAAGGTTTCAAATATACCTTATACTCTAGTCTAATTGCTTTGGTCATCAGCTTAATTGTAGGAGTCTTATTAGCAATCTTTCAAATATCGACTAATAAGCTGCTTAAAGGACTAGCAAATGCTTATGTCGAATTTTTTCGAAACATTCCTTTATTGATTATTGTCATGTTCTTTTACGTAGTTGTGCCTTTATATTGGTTTCAAATCGACGGGTTTACAGCAGGTACGATTGGGTTGACCATCTACACTTCTGCCTTCATTGCAGAAACAGTTCGCGCCGGTATTTTAAGCGTTCCAAAAGGCCAAATGGAAGCTGGTCTTTCAACCGGATTTACGTATAGTCAGACATTGCGGTACATTGTTTTGCCGCAAGCGATCAAAATCGTTATCCCGCCGCTAGGCAACCAATTTATTAACTTAGTAAAAAATTCTTCTGTTTTAGCAATGGTAGCTGGGCTCGACTTAATGTATCAAGGAGACTTGATTGCCAGCGAAACATTTAATACATTCGATACGTATATCTTGATCGGAGGGCTTTACTTAATTATTACCCTGCCGTTAACGTATTTGATGGCTTATATCGAACGTCGCTTAAATACAAAATCATAAAGAGGAGGAAATTCAATTGAATATTGTAGAAGCTTTTTCATGGGTCAACATCCGCTTCTTGTTGGATGGACTCCTGGTTACTGTAGAAGTAGCGGTCTTGTCCATTCTTTTTAGCTTTATCATTGGAAGTATTTTGGGATTGATTCGCTATTTAAAAATTCCCGCTGTTTCAAAAATCGTCGGCTTTATTATTGACTTAGTCCGAAACTTACCACTCTTGTTAATTATTTTCTTTACGTATTTTGCTTTACCGCAAATCGGTATTCGATTTGATATTTTCTGGTCAGCTGTTGCTGCGATGACGATTTTTGAATCTGCTATGTTATCTGAAATTATCCGTGCCGGGTTAAATTCTGTGCCAAAAGGACAAACAGAAGCTGGACTTTCAACAGGCTTAACCTATGCTCAGACCTTGTGGTATATCATTATCCCTCAAGCTTTCAAAGCCATGGTACCGCCGATTTTAAGTCAGTTGATTTCTCTGATCAAAGATACTTCATTAGC is a window of Carnobacterium mobile DSM 4848 DNA encoding:
- a CDS encoding amino acid ABC transporter ATP-binding protein; its protein translation is MQMIEFKNVEKYYGDFHALKNINLTFNKGEVVVVIGPSGSGKSTMLRCINGLEEISQGDLTINGINIHDKKTNITKVRKNVGMVFQHFNLYPHKTVLENIMLAPTKVLKQTTEQAQKKAELLLDKVNMLDKKDSYPSQLSGGQQQRIAIARGLAMDPSVLLFDEPTSALDPETIEDVLDVMKKLAKEGMTMIVVTHEMGFAREVADRVVFMANGEVLEDREAVAFYEDPQDPRAKQFLSKIINH
- a CDS encoding transporter substrate-binding domain-containing protein, translating into MKRFTLLCLIFPLLLLAACGSKSIAEVDITERLKDDPTITWGVKVDTSLFGLYNIKTSEIEGFDIDIAKALTEEITGDAANAKFVEVTSKTRIPLLKNGNIDAIIATMTISEERKKQVDFSDVYFDAGQALLVPGNSSIQSVSDLSSDTTVLAVKGSTSAANIRKHAPDTHVLELENYSEAFTALQSGQGDAMTTDNAILLGIIANNPGYRLAGGNFTDEPYGIAINKDQNKFVETINSAFKTIKENGVYDEIYNKWIPEMEE
- a CDS encoding amino acid ABC transporter permease — encoded protein: MIQIFNNYSGILLEGFKYTLYSSLIALVISLIVGVLLAIFQISTNKLLKGLANAYVEFFRNIPLLIIVMFFYVVVPLYWFQIDGFTAGTIGLTIYTSAFIAETVRAGILSVPKGQMEAGLSTGFTYSQTLRYIVLPQAIKIVIPPLGNQFINLVKNSSVLAMVAGLDLMYQGDLIASETFNTFDTYILIGGLYLIITLPLTYLMAYIERRLNTKS
- a CDS encoding amino acid ABC transporter permease, whose product is MNIVEAFSWVNIRFLLDGLLVTVEVAVLSILFSFIIGSILGLIRYLKIPAVSKIVGFIIDLVRNLPLLLIIFFTYFALPQIGIRFDIFWSAVAAMTIFESAMLSEIIRAGLNSVPKGQTEAGLSTGLTYAQTLWYIIIPQAFKAMVPPILSQLISLIKDTSLATIISLPEITHNARIIYGQNTDYVIPMFIAMALLYFSICFTLSRIVKRLKLDV